The following are encoded in a window of Amycolatopsis lexingtonensis genomic DNA:
- a CDS encoding Acg family FMN-binding oxidoreductase, with the protein MNREHDDSPGRTLDRRRVLGLLGLGAGTLAVAGAGGLTWRAVDSGVYATARGSAYAAWNEWNPPEASVLNLVRAAVLAANAHNTQPWLFRVEPDRIDLYADMTRGIGTMDPLHRELDVSLGCALENLVLAGPPNELAPAVTLLPDPARPELIARIGLIHAARSQSSLFAAIGKRHTDRGAYDTGRPLSPETREAITGLLDPDTTPDTVRLAWLTGADGHTFGDLTVRATEAINADAHQAADDFAWYRTSRQKIQSTKDGVTIDASGRPPLIRAAAKLLGTSRQQNADGWLRATRDSQVATAAAFGILVARDARDRVQRLQVGRSWQRMHLWATGEGLAVQPLNQVLERMDRESTAGLPPRFTDATAALLPSGWHPVMAFRIGYPTGDALPSPRRPAEDVRLR; encoded by the coding sequence ATGAATCGCGAGCACGACGACAGTCCCGGGCGGACGCTCGACCGGCGCCGGGTCCTGGGACTGCTCGGGCTCGGGGCCGGCACCCTCGCCGTGGCCGGAGCCGGCGGCCTGACCTGGCGCGCGGTGGACAGCGGGGTCTACGCGACCGCGCGCGGGTCGGCCTACGCGGCATGGAACGAGTGGAACCCACCGGAGGCAAGCGTGCTCAACCTGGTGCGCGCCGCCGTCCTGGCGGCGAACGCCCACAACACCCAACCGTGGCTGTTCCGCGTCGAGCCGGACCGGATCGACCTCTACGCCGACATGACCCGCGGCATCGGCACCATGGACCCGCTGCACCGCGAGCTGGACGTGTCACTGGGCTGCGCCCTCGAGAACCTCGTGCTCGCCGGCCCACCCAACGAACTGGCCCCGGCCGTCACGCTGCTGCCCGACCCCGCACGCCCCGAGCTCATCGCCCGGATCGGCCTGATCCACGCAGCCCGCTCGCAATCGTCGCTGTTCGCCGCGATCGGGAAGCGGCACACCGACCGCGGCGCCTACGACACCGGCCGGCCCCTGTCCCCGGAAACCCGGGAAGCGATCACCGGCCTGCTCGACCCCGACACCACGCCGGACACCGTCCGGCTCGCGTGGCTCACCGGGGCGGACGGGCACACGTTCGGCGATCTCACGGTGCGGGCGACCGAGGCGATCAACGCCGACGCGCACCAAGCGGCCGACGACTTCGCCTGGTACCGGACCAGCCGGCAGAAAATCCAGTCCACAAAGGACGGAGTCACGATCGACGCTTCAGGCCGGCCGCCGCTGATCCGCGCCGCCGCCAAGCTGCTGGGCACCTCCCGGCAGCAGAACGCCGACGGGTGGCTTCGCGCGACCCGCGACAGCCAGGTCGCCACCGCCGCGGCGTTCGGGATTCTGGTGGCACGCGACGCCCGCGACCGGGTGCAGCGCCTCCAGGTGGGCCGAAGCTGGCAGCGCATGCACCTGTGGGCCACCGGCGAAGGACTGGCCGTGCAGCCACTGAACCAGGTACTCGAACGCATGGACCGGGAGAGCACCGCCGGGCTGCCTCCGCGGTTCACCGACGCGACAGCCGCCTTGCTGCCGTCCGGATGGCACCCCGTGATGGCGTTCCGGATCGGCTATCCCACCGGCGACGCGCTGCCCAGCCCTCGCCGCCCCGCCGAAGACGTTCGGCTTCGCTGA
- a CDS encoding PAS domain-containing protein — protein sequence MEQSVDFTAVFLAGPSPMAVLSPDLAFLAVNDAYLEVSGRGREELVGQDVFTAFPDNPDDPRGARTLRASLERVLATGQRHVMPLQRYDVAVAGQPGVVEQRFWSTVNGPVLDEDGSVRWILHRVEEVTHFLERLPSNDAGAGERQAMQAEVFARSEELHQANEQLAAAAGITAAVLADAPTEDVLELIASRARSIAGVDQTLVLVPDDSREHLVVAASAGAQADAYRSLRLPLAGAAGPEPEPLSVRVFRTGRSVISEDASPAARDAGLGPEVAVGAALGVPLGPPDAVRGVLAVVNVPGHSITPTSVVRSLELFAAQAAIVLELAERRRDAVLLSVLDDRERIAGELNTAVVGRLSTIATGLTAALKIIQREAAARRVGDAVRAVDEVIQQLNSAVFAIHADPVRERALHRRIQDLLDAAAETLDVAMTSRLDSRLDTALRGPVRDRLMAVLDTALAGVSRRSGVRHVTVTVDLRPEPGLGCLFAQVEDDGTFASPDSDAVDPADLTTGLGDSLTLAARPAGGTVVTWQILHAGDTPVRSSREGRRHS from the coding sequence ATGGAGCAGAGCGTGGACTTCACCGCCGTGTTTCTGGCGGGCCCGTCCCCGATGGCCGTGTTGTCCCCGGACCTGGCTTTCCTCGCCGTGAACGACGCCTACCTGGAAGTCTCCGGTCGCGGTCGCGAGGAGCTGGTCGGGCAGGACGTGTTCACCGCCTTCCCCGACAACCCCGACGACCCCCGCGGGGCCCGGACCCTGCGCGCGTCGCTGGAGCGCGTCCTGGCGACGGGGCAGCGGCACGTCATGCCGCTGCAGCGCTACGACGTGGCCGTGGCCGGGCAGCCCGGGGTGGTCGAACAGCGGTTCTGGAGCACGGTGAACGGCCCCGTGCTCGACGAGGACGGTTCGGTCCGGTGGATCCTGCACCGCGTGGAAGAGGTGACCCACTTCCTGGAACGGCTGCCGTCGAACGATGCCGGGGCGGGCGAGCGGCAGGCGATGCAGGCGGAGGTCTTCGCCCGCAGTGAGGAACTGCACCAGGCCAACGAGCAGCTGGCCGCGGCCGCCGGCATCACCGCCGCGGTGCTGGCCGACGCGCCGACCGAAGACGTGCTGGAGCTGATCGCGAGCCGGGCGCGCTCCATCGCCGGGGTCGACCAGACGCTCGTCCTGGTGCCCGACGACAGCCGCGAACACCTCGTCGTCGCTGCCTCGGCGGGAGCGCAGGCCGACGCCTATCGCTCACTGCGGCTGCCGTTGGCCGGCGCCGCCGGACCGGAGCCGGAGCCACTGAGCGTGCGGGTCTTCCGGACCGGCCGCTCCGTGATCAGCGAGGACGCCTCGCCGGCCGCACGCGATGCGGGTCTCGGGCCCGAGGTGGCCGTCGGGGCCGCGCTGGGGGTGCCGCTCGGGCCACCGGACGCCGTGCGCGGGGTGCTGGCCGTGGTCAACGTTCCGGGCCATTCGATCACCCCGACCAGCGTCGTCCGGTCGCTGGAGCTGTTCGCCGCGCAGGCCGCGATCGTCCTGGAACTGGCGGAGCGGCGCCGGGACGCCGTGCTCCTGTCGGTGCTGGACGACCGGGAGCGCATCGCGGGCGAGCTCAACACCGCCGTCGTCGGCCGGCTCTCGACGATCGCCACCGGGCTGACCGCCGCGCTCAAGATCATTCAGCGCGAAGCCGCCGCGCGCCGGGTGGGCGACGCCGTGCGGGCGGTGGACGAGGTCATCCAGCAGCTGAACTCGGCGGTGTTCGCCATTCACGCCGATCCCGTGCGCGAGCGCGCGCTGCACCGGCGTATCCAGGATCTCCTCGACGCGGCCGCCGAAACCCTGGACGTCGCGATGACCTCACGGCTCGACAGCCGGCTCGACACCGCGCTGCGCGGGCCGGTGCGTGACCGGCTGATGGCGGTACTCGACACGGCGCTGGCGGGGGTGTCGCGCCGGTCCGGGGTCCGCCACGTGACGGTGACCGTCGATCTGCGGCCGGAACCCGGCCTGGGGTGTCTGTTCGCCCAGGTCGAAGACGACGGCACCTTCGCGTCGCCGGACAGCGACGCGGTGGACCCGGCCGATCTCACCACCGGGCTCGGTGATTCGCTCACCCTGGCCGCGCGTCCGGCGGGCGGCACGGTCGTCACCTGGCAGATCCTTCACGCCGGTGACACCCCGGTCCGTTCTTCCCGGGAGGGGCGAAGGCACAGCTGA
- a CDS encoding alpha/beta fold hydrolase, with amino-acid sequence MTAELAFERFPGGPASFSFVLVHGWARSRADWAPVLEGLCAIAPVVAVDLPGHGASPPGGGMRLPQVAADVHAVIERLGLARVVLVGHSAGSEVAAFLARREPELVAGLVVVDPAFGLPDDDRARVEAMAGRLRTEDPVTVAAEHFARSGPSPLPGRPVSATPEAIRELFTEFAFAPEALHFRTQTAAFFAGFPVPVLAFYRNEDRARLAREVLPAADIRVLPGGHWTHHEHPAEVVSAIAGWTH; translated from the coding sequence ATGACCGCCGAGCTGGCTTTCGAACGATTTCCCGGTGGGCCCGCGTCGTTCTCCTTCGTGCTCGTCCACGGCTGGGCGCGCTCGCGGGCGGACTGGGCTCCCGTCCTCGAGGGGCTGTGCGCCATCGCCCCGGTCGTCGCCGTCGACCTGCCAGGGCACGGCGCCTCCCCACCGGGTGGCGGGATGCGTCTTCCGCAGGTCGCGGCCGACGTCCACGCGGTGATCGAACGCCTGGGTCTCGCCCGTGTGGTGCTCGTCGGGCACTCCGCGGGCAGCGAGGTCGCCGCCTTCCTCGCCCGCCGGGAGCCGGAACTGGTCGCGGGACTCGTGGTCGTGGATCCGGCTTTCGGTCTTCCCGACGACGACCGCGCGCGGGTCGAGGCGATGGCCGGGCGGCTGCGCACCGAAGACCCCGTCACGGTCGCGGCCGAGCACTTCGCGAGGTCCGGGCCGAGTCCGCTCCCCGGCAGGCCGGTTTCGGCCACGCCGGAAGCGATCCGCGAACTGTTCACCGAGTTCGCCTTCGCGCCCGAGGCGTTGCACTTCCGGACGCAGACGGCTGCCTTCTTCGCCGGCTTCCCGGTACCGGTGCTCGCCTTCTACCGGAACGAGGACCGGGCCCGCCTGGCGCGGGAAGTCCTTCCCGCCGCGGACATCCGGGTGCTGCCGGGCGGCCACTGGACCCATCACGAACACCCCGCCGAGGTCGTGTCCGCGATCGCCGGCTGGACGCACTGA
- a CDS encoding nitroreductase/quinone reductase family protein: MSDTITRRIPPQRLITAVNPLVRAIAGSSLHRLLDASVLVLHLTGRRTGRQYDIPVGFADLGDALLVVTQHRWRANLRDATEVTVTHRGRTRKMRARLEEEPSTVAGRLGEAIVRLGRTDAQRRFGLTLPDHRDPDPAELEAAVREFSLATITLRDDG, from the coding sequence ATGAGCGACACCATCACCCGGCGGATCCCGCCCCAACGCCTGATCACCGCCGTGAACCCCCTGGTACGGGCCATCGCGGGCTCGAGCCTGCACCGCCTGCTCGACGCGAGCGTGCTGGTCCTGCACCTCACGGGCCGGCGCACCGGGCGGCAGTACGACATCCCGGTCGGTTTCGCCGACCTCGGGGACGCCCTGCTGGTCGTCACCCAGCACCGGTGGCGGGCCAACCTGCGGGACGCCACCGAGGTGACGGTCACCCACCGGGGGCGCACCCGGAAGATGCGCGCCCGGCTCGAGGAGGAACCGTCCACAGTGGCCGGCCGGCTGGGCGAGGCGATCGTGCGGCTCGGCCGCACGGACGCGCAACGCCGCTTCGGCCTGACCCTGCCGGACCACCGTGACCCGGACCCCGCCGAGCTCGAGGCGGCCGTCCGCGAGTTCTCGCTGGCGACGATCACCCTGCGAGACGACGGTTGA
- a CDS encoding SDR family NAD(P)-dependent oxidoreductase: protein MTKPQRVAIVTGGAGKLGSAIAGRLLEDGVAVVVADVNADAAAAAVAGFRARFAAPSHPVAVDLGSVDAIEALVSEVGDRFGRIDVVVNNAAVNRRSTLSELTADAWDLMSDVNLRAPAILVSRVLGFFKAQQGGTVVNIASRNWVSGGPVAYTTMKAGIVGMTRSFATELARYNVTANAVAPSFIESDFTTYDRDEAQMSRLKEQYRAITPLPRMAEPRDVANAVAFLASPAASFITGEVLHVCGGAQLAPLPRTPLAVEHAAPR, encoded by the coding sequence ATGACCAAGCCACAGCGCGTCGCCATCGTCACCGGAGGCGCGGGGAAACTGGGCAGTGCCATCGCCGGCCGTCTCCTCGAAGACGGCGTCGCCGTGGTGGTGGCCGATGTCAACGCGGACGCGGCGGCGGCGGCCGTCGCCGGCTTCCGCGCCCGGTTCGCCGCACCGTCCCATCCCGTCGCGGTAGACCTCGGCTCGGTCGACGCGATCGAAGCGCTGGTGAGCGAGGTGGGCGACCGGTTCGGCCGCATCGACGTCGTCGTCAACAACGCCGCGGTGAACCGCCGCTCGACGCTGTCCGAGCTCACCGCGGACGCGTGGGACCTGATGAGCGACGTCAACCTGCGCGCGCCGGCGATCCTGGTCAGCCGCGTGCTCGGCTTCTTCAAGGCGCAGCAGGGCGGCACCGTCGTCAACATCGCTTCGCGGAACTGGGTTTCCGGCGGTCCGGTCGCCTACACCACGATGAAAGCCGGCATCGTCGGCATGACCCGGTCGTTCGCGACCGAGCTGGCCAGGTACAACGTCACGGCGAACGCCGTCGCGCCCAGCTTCATCGAATCCGACTTCACGACCTACGACCGTGACGAAGCGCAGATGAGCCGGCTGAAGGAGCAGTACCGGGCGATCACCCCGTTGCCGCGCATGGCCGAACCGCGCGATGTGGCGAACGCCGTCGCCTTCCTCGCGTCGCCGGCCGCGTCCTTCATCACGGGGGAGGTCCTGCACGTCTGCGGCGGAGCCCAGCTCGCTCCGCTGCCGCGGACCCCGCTCGCCGTCGAGCACGCGGCACCGCGATGA
- a CDS encoding nitronate monooxygenase: MSTVLLWLVGGSLLAAGPILVLRGRQGRTQLKSELAQQRISFPGRDALPEPLGEFAELPVDSGARAKAYSDLIKSNVRRATRGRTYAELSQALHDAGGADENLVKLRETAFAGETLRASLLGAYQAARLPGGAPHDTRGRARSAAHRTGRRSARRGAGTPAGAGALVTGPGHPAIVQGGMGVAVSSWRLARTVAEAGQLGVVSGVALDALLARTLQRGDPGGHLRRALAHFPEPGLVERILHRYFVPGGIEPGRPFRGVARLGLPARPAATALTVVGNFAEVFLAKEGHTGPVGINYLEKIQLATPAAAYGAMLAGVDYVLVGAGIPTELPGLLDALAEPAPVDFPVAVAGSDQRHTLHFDPSALLPAAGPLRRPKLLAIISSAVLATRLSRDPRTRPDGFVLETPVAGGHSAPPRGRLQLSGSGEPVYGPRDDIEVAKVAATGLPFWLAGGFASPAGLAAAQAAGAAGIQVGTAFALSAESGIAPELKRQLLDRATDGTLEVHNDPHASPAGFPFKLARLPGTLADEQTYAARPRLCDLGYLRTPYHTPQGRIGYRCPAEPVADYVAKHGAAEDTIGRRCLCNGLVATVGLGQNRRDGYQETPLITLGQDLEFLPHLLPPGATGYSATDVLGYLLSGG; this comes from the coding sequence ATGAGCACTGTGCTGCTGTGGCTGGTCGGCGGCTCGCTGCTGGCCGCCGGACCGATCTTGGTGCTGCGCGGCCGGCAGGGCCGGACACAGCTGAAGTCCGAACTCGCGCAGCAGCGGATCAGTTTTCCCGGACGTGACGCGCTCCCGGAGCCGCTCGGCGAGTTCGCGGAACTGCCGGTGGACAGCGGAGCACGCGCGAAAGCGTACTCCGACCTGATCAAGTCCAACGTCCGGCGCGCCACCCGCGGACGCACCTACGCCGAGCTTTCCCAGGCCCTGCACGACGCCGGTGGCGCCGACGAGAACCTCGTCAAGCTGCGCGAGACCGCGTTCGCCGGCGAAACACTGCGTGCCTCCCTGCTGGGCGCCTACCAGGCGGCGCGCCTACCAGGCGGCGCGCCTCACGACACTCGTGGTCGGGCTCGGAGCGCTGCTCACCGGACTGGGCGCCGCTCTGCTCGCCGTGGCGCGGGGACACCGGCCGGGGCGGGCGCACTCGTGACCGGGCCCGGCCACCCGGCGATCGTCCAGGGCGGCATGGGAGTCGCGGTGTCGAGCTGGCGGCTGGCCAGGACCGTCGCCGAAGCGGGGCAGCTCGGCGTCGTCTCCGGTGTCGCGCTCGACGCGCTGCTGGCCCGTACCCTCCAGCGCGGCGACCCCGGCGGTCACCTCCGCCGCGCGCTCGCGCACTTTCCCGAGCCCGGCCTCGTCGAGCGGATCCTCCACCGGTACTTCGTCCCGGGCGGGATCGAGCCCGGCCGGCCGTTCCGCGGGGTGGCCCGGCTCGGCCTCCCCGCGCGTCCGGCCGCCACCGCGTTGACCGTCGTGGGCAACTTCGCCGAAGTGTTCCTCGCCAAGGAAGGACACACCGGACCGGTCGGGATCAACTACCTCGAGAAGATCCAGCTCGCCACCCCGGCCGCCGCGTACGGCGCCATGCTCGCCGGAGTGGACTACGTACTGGTGGGCGCGGGCATCCCGACCGAACTCCCCGGTCTGCTCGACGCTCTCGCCGAGCCCGCGCCGGTCGACTTCCCCGTCGCCGTCGCCGGTTCGGACCAACGGCACACCCTCCACTTCGACCCCTCCGCACTGCTGCCCGCCGCCGGGCCGCTGCGCAGGCCGAAGCTGCTGGCCATCATCTCTTCGGCGGTCCTGGCGACCAGGCTCAGCCGCGACCCGCGAACCCGCCCGGACGGATTCGTGCTGGAGACCCCGGTCGCCGGCGGGCACAGCGCGCCGCCCCGCGGCCGGCTGCAGCTGTCCGGCAGCGGGGAGCCGGTGTACGGCCCGCGCGACGACATCGAGGTGGCCAAGGTGGCGGCGACAGGGCTGCCGTTCTGGCTCGCCGGCGGGTTCGCGAGCCCAGCCGGCCTGGCCGCCGCCCAGGCAGCCGGCGCGGCCGGCATCCAGGTCGGCACCGCGTTCGCGCTCTCCGCCGAGTCCGGCATCGCCCCGGAACTCAAGCGGCAGCTGCTCGACCGCGCCACCGACGGCACCCTCGAGGTGCACAACGACCCGCACGCCTCACCGGCCGGGTTTCCGTTCAAGCTCGCCCGGCTTCCCGGAACCCTCGCCGACGAGCAGACCTACGCGGCCCGGCCCCGGCTGTGCGACCTCGGATACCTGCGCACGCCGTACCACACCCCGCAGGGCCGGATCGGCTACCGCTGCCCCGCCGAGCCGGTCGCCGACTACGTCGCCAAACATGGGGCGGCCGAGGACACGATCGGCCGCCGCTGCCTGTGCAACGGACTGGTCGCGACCGTCGGACTCGGCCAAAACCGCCGCGACGGATACCAGGAGACGCCGCTGATCACCCTCGGCCAAGACCTCGAGTTCCTGCCCCACCTGCTACCGCCGGGGGCAACCGGCTACTCCGCGACGGACGTCCTCGGCTACCTGCTCTCCGGCGGGTAG
- a CDS encoding LysR family transcriptional regulator, producing MLELRQLDYFRAVAEFGSISRAAAALHLTQPTLSRQIAQLEKDLGHRLLRRTPRGTELTVAGEGLRTHLSSIFELVDRVPEVLQAASAGGHLVHLGVPSGVPHGWIEEYLAAVAAEAPEIRFAIVEATSEEQRRMLNNGLLDLSLMHTEPPELHAEPLFRQRLGCVFRADVLPAGRTEIDVTDLAGLRVMAHSSKGEEISLRTAAAASGTEVGWLFRAFSEHSELIAKSSHVDAVLIGSASARKWFPGWTWLPLTAHRPEHWMRTWAAWANTDMKYGAVLLRCLRDTARDHRTDPTYASTAG from the coding sequence ATGCTTGAGTTGCGTCAGCTCGACTACTTCCGCGCGGTGGCCGAGTTCGGCTCGATCTCCCGCGCCGCGGCGGCCCTGCACCTCACCCAGCCCACGCTGAGCCGGCAGATCGCCCAGCTGGAGAAGGACCTCGGGCACCGGCTCCTGCGACGCACGCCTCGCGGCACCGAACTGACCGTCGCCGGGGAGGGCCTGCGAACCCACCTGTCGTCGATCTTCGAGCTCGTCGACCGCGTCCCGGAGGTCCTCCAGGCCGCTTCGGCCGGTGGGCACCTCGTGCACCTCGGGGTGCCGTCCGGGGTCCCCCACGGCTGGATCGAGGAGTACCTGGCGGCGGTCGCCGCCGAGGCACCGGAAATCCGGTTCGCCATCGTCGAGGCCACCAGCGAGGAACAGCGCCGCATGCTCAACAACGGCCTGCTCGACCTGAGCCTGATGCACACCGAACCACCCGAACTGCACGCCGAACCGCTGTTCCGCCAACGCCTCGGCTGCGTTTTCCGCGCGGACGTCCTCCCGGCGGGCCGGACCGAAATCGACGTCACCGACCTCGCCGGCCTGCGCGTGATGGCGCACTCCTCCAAGGGCGAGGAGATCAGCCTGCGCACCGCCGCGGCCGCCAGCGGCACCGAAGTAGGCTGGCTGTTCCGCGCGTTCTCCGAACACAGCGAGCTGATCGCCAAGAGCTCCCACGTCGACGCGGTCCTCATCGGCAGCGCTTCGGCCCGGAAGTGGTTCCCCGGCTGGACTTGGCTCCCGCTCACCGCGCACCGCCCCGAACACTGGATGCGCACCTGGGCCGCCTGGGCGAACACGGACATGAAGTACGGCGCCGTGCTCTTGCGGTGCCTGCGGGACACCGCGCGGGACCACCGAACGGACCCGACCTACGCGTCCACCGCCGGGTGA
- a CDS encoding nitroreductase family deazaflavin-dependent oxidoreductase — protein MSDKEHARTANRSRSAKDAVRRFNKRVLNPVMLRLAGRKHWYASAIEHTGRRSGRRYTTPIVAARTPDGGFIVPLPYGTEVDWLRNVLTAGTATVRSRGVTYQVTDPRIVDTDAAFAQIAPKYARAWRRFGISRYLKLSISQDE, from the coding sequence GTGTCCGACAAAGAGCACGCACGGACGGCGAACCGGTCCCGCTCGGCGAAAGACGCCGTCAGGCGGTTCAACAAACGCGTCCTCAACCCGGTGATGCTGCGGCTGGCCGGACGCAAGCACTGGTACGCCTCGGCGATCGAGCACACCGGGCGCCGCTCGGGCCGCCGGTACACCACCCCGATCGTCGCCGCCCGCACCCCGGACGGCGGCTTCATCGTTCCCCTGCCCTACGGCACCGAAGTCGACTGGCTGCGCAACGTCCTCACCGCGGGAACGGCCACCGTCCGGTCCCGGGGTGTCACGTACCAGGTCACCGACCCGCGGATCGTCGACACCGACGCCGCGTTCGCCCAGATAGCGCCGAAGTACGCCCGGGCGTGGCGCCGGTTCGGCATCAGCCGCTACCTGAAGCTCTCGATCAGCCAGGACGAGTGA
- a CDS encoding phosphoribosyltransferase, with product MRFRDRREAGQTLAARLHYLRGHEPIVLGLPRGGVAVAREVADALHAPLDALLVHKLIAPRRPHLVIGAAGEPDVIVSNPNTIRALKVTPAEFGRVARSAKAELARRTTRYHPDAPPLPVAGRTVVLVDDAITTGATTRAAIRVLRAREAGRIILAVPVAPLEILGALATGVDQTLCPVPLRRKGSVGDWYTDFDQLDDTEVLELLAREPAGAATTRP from the coding sequence ATGCGGTTCCGGGACCGGCGGGAAGCCGGCCAAACCCTGGCAGCGCGGCTGCACTACCTACGCGGGCACGAACCGATCGTCCTCGGCCTGCCCCGCGGCGGCGTCGCCGTCGCCCGCGAGGTCGCCGACGCCCTGCACGCCCCGCTCGACGCACTGCTGGTCCACAAACTCATCGCGCCACGCCGCCCGCACCTCGTCATCGGCGCGGCCGGCGAGCCAGACGTCATCGTCAGCAACCCGAACACCATCCGGGCACTCAAGGTCACCCCAGCCGAATTCGGCCGGGTCGCCAGATCGGCGAAAGCCGAACTCGCCCGGCGCACCACCCGCTACCACCCGGACGCCCCGCCACTGCCGGTCGCCGGCCGGACCGTCGTCCTGGTCGACGACGCCATCACGACCGGCGCCACCACCCGGGCCGCGATCCGAGTGCTGCGGGCCAGAGAAGCCGGCCGGATCATCCTCGCCGTGCCGGTCGCACCCCTCGAGATCCTGGGGGCGCTCGCCACCGGCGTCGACCAGACCCTCTGCCCGGTCCCGCTGCGGCGCAAGGGCTCTGTCGGCGACTGGTACACCGACTTCGACCAGCTCGACGACACCGAGGTCCTCGAACTGCTGGCACGGGAGCCGGCCGGGGCCGCAACGACCCGGCCCTGA
- a CDS encoding inorganic phosphate transporter: protein MPAAALLVAAIAITLVFDFTNGFHDSANSVAALVATRAATPGAALLLAAACHVAGPLLAGTTVADTVGGVVRLPAAEVLPAVGAAVTAGIGWNLLTWWRGLPSSSSHALVGGLVGAAGFSGVRWGGVDGLHVSGVLGVLAGLALSPILGAGLGAAADLLVRRTLRRARRRVDVVVRRAEWLTAGALAFSHGANDAQKSMGVITLLLVATGHLGAFAVPLWVKLAAAAALTFGTAFGGWRVVRTVGRGIYRMRPVDGLASQGSSAAVILAAAAAGAPVSTTHVVAASVVGTGASRRAHHVRWSVVGEICSAWLVTLPACAVLGAAALPLWRWWA, encoded by the coding sequence GTGCCCGCCGCGGCCCTCTTGGTCGCGGCGATCGCGATCACCCTGGTCTTCGACTTCACCAACGGCTTCCACGACTCGGCGAACTCGGTGGCCGCGCTGGTCGCGACCCGCGCGGCCACTCCCGGCGCGGCCCTGCTGCTCGCGGCCGCCTGCCACGTCGCGGGCCCCCTGCTGGCCGGGACCACGGTCGCCGACACGGTCGGCGGCGTGGTCCGGCTGCCGGCCGCCGAGGTGCTGCCCGCGGTCGGCGCGGCCGTCACGGCGGGTATCGGGTGGAACCTGCTCACCTGGTGGCGCGGGCTGCCGTCCAGCTCGTCGCACGCGCTGGTCGGCGGCCTCGTCGGGGCGGCCGGGTTCTCCGGGGTGCGATGGGGCGGCGTCGACGGCTTGCACGTGTCCGGTGTGCTCGGCGTCCTGGCCGGGCTGGCGCTGTCGCCGATCCTCGGCGCGGGTCTCGGTGCGGCAGCCGACCTGCTCGTGCGGCGAACGCTGCGTCGCGCGCGCCGCCGGGTCGACGTCGTGGTCCGGCGCGCGGAGTGGCTGACGGCCGGGGCACTCGCGTTCAGCCACGGCGCGAACGACGCCCAGAAGTCCATGGGCGTCATCACGCTGCTGCTGGTGGCGACCGGGCACCTCGGCGCGTTCGCCGTACCGCTGTGGGTGAAGCTCGCCGCGGCGGCGGCCCTGACGTTCGGAACCGCTTTCGGGGGCTGGCGGGTCGTCCGGACCGTCGGCCGCGGCATCTACCGGATGCGCCCGGTCGACGGGCTGGCGAGCCAGGGCAGCTCGGCCGCGGTGATCCTCGCCGCCGCGGCGGCCGGGGCCCCGGTCAGCACGACCCACGTCGTCGCCGCGTCGGTGGTCGGCACCGGCGCGAGCCGCCGCGCCCACCACGTGCGGTGGTCCGTCGTGGGGGAAATCTGTTCCGCGTGGCTGGTCACCCTGCCGGCGTGCGCCGTGCTGGGGGCCGCCGCGCTCCCGTTGTGGAGGTGGTGGGCATGA
- a CDS encoding universal stress protein yields MTAIDPRITVGVDGSAGSTAAVAWAAKIASLRHLELRIVHGLQLSGLYYGGGLPGAGAEALFDALVADGEKIVADARAVAASIDENLVVTSGLPNEPPVPMLLEESRHARMLVVGRTGAGGFTGMLIGGTAATVAAHAHCPVAVVRGREGATVVPGSGPVVVGVDGSANSEQALAVAFEEASLRGAPLAALHAWNDVTYEDTRGTARILTQPDTLVADAERLLGQRLAGWQEKYPDVEVRRVLVQGRPRHALLDAAAEAQLVVVGSRGRGGFTGMLLGSTSQALVQHAACPVLVVRPERKG; encoded by the coding sequence ATGACCGCCATCGACCCCAGGATCACCGTCGGCGTGGACGGGTCGGCGGGCAGTACCGCCGCCGTCGCGTGGGCGGCGAAGATCGCCTCGCTCCGGCACCTCGAACTCAGGATCGTGCACGGGCTCCAGCTCTCCGGCCTCTACTACGGCGGCGGTCTGCCCGGTGCCGGCGCCGAAGCGCTGTTCGACGCGTTGGTGGCCGACGGCGAGAAGATCGTCGCCGACGCCCGCGCGGTCGCCGCCTCGATCGACGAGAACCTCGTCGTCACCAGCGGCCTGCCGAACGAGCCGCCGGTGCCGATGCTGCTCGAGGAATCCCGGCACGCCCGGATGCTCGTCGTCGGCCGGACCGGCGCCGGCGGGTTCACCGGGATGCTGATCGGCGGCACGGCCGCCACGGTCGCCGCCCACGCGCACTGCCCCGTCGCGGTGGTCCGCGGTCGCGAAGGCGCCACGGTCGTCCCCGGCTCGGGGCCGGTCGTCGTCGGCGTCGACGGCAGCGCGAACAGCGAGCAGGCACTGGCCGTCGCGTTCGAAGAAGCCTCGCTGCGCGGCGCGCCGCTGGCCGCCCTGCACGCCTGGAACGACGTCACTTACGAGGACACCCGCGGCACCGCCCGGATCCTCACCCAGCCGGACACCCTTGTCGCGGACGCGGAACGGCTGCTCGGCCAGCGGCTCGCGGGCTGGCAGGAGAAGTACCCGGACGTGGAGGTCCGGCGAGTGCTCGTGCAGGGCCGGCCGCGGCACGCACTGCTCGACGCCGCCGCCGAGGCGCAGCTGGTCGTCGTCGGCAGCCGCGGCCGGGGCGGGTTCACCGGCATGCTGCTCGGCTCGACGAGCCAGGCACTGGTGCAGCACGCCGCGTGCCCGGTGCTCGTCGTCCGCCCGGAGCGGAAGGGATGA